From Streptomyces sp. NBC_00370, a single genomic window includes:
- a CDS encoding zinc-dependent alcohol dehydrogenase — MRAFVITGPRRCGVRDVAPPAAAPGQVVVDVERAGVCGTDSELFTGEMSYMDEGNSRYPIRPGHEWCGAVSAVGDGVDPGWLGRRVTADTMLGCGGCRRCLAGRHHVCEDRYEIGIRGGWHGALAEQLVAPVNALHPLPDSVDGVAGALVEPGGNALRAVEAAAVAPGERLLVLGPGTIGLLAALFALAAGAEVHVMGLTPASLDFARSLGVHGAWTESELPDLPFDGVIDASNAPGLPALAVERVEPGRRVVCIGIAATPSSADTRALVLKDVTAVGILGASAGLARTIGLYASGAVDPRPLVAATVGFESLGGILSGVRPEGVGPGPKFLVSPGT, encoded by the coding sequence ATGCGCGCCTTTGTCATCACAGGTCCGCGCCGGTGCGGGGTGCGTGACGTGGCACCCCCGGCAGCGGCGCCGGGACAGGTCGTCGTCGATGTGGAACGGGCCGGTGTCTGCGGTACGGACAGCGAGCTGTTCACCGGCGAGATGAGTTACATGGACGAGGGCAACTCCCGTTATCCGATCCGGCCGGGCCACGAGTGGTGCGGCGCGGTCTCCGCGGTGGGCGACGGCGTCGACCCCGGCTGGCTGGGACGGCGGGTGACCGCCGACACCATGCTCGGCTGCGGCGGCTGCCGGCGCTGTCTCGCCGGCCGCCACCATGTCTGCGAGGACCGGTACGAGATCGGCATCCGGGGCGGCTGGCACGGCGCGCTGGCCGAGCAGCTCGTCGCACCGGTGAACGCGCTGCATCCGCTGCCGGACTCCGTGGACGGTGTCGCGGGCGCCCTGGTCGAGCCCGGCGGCAACGCGCTGCGCGCCGTCGAGGCGGCGGCCGTCGCGCCCGGTGAGCGGCTGCTGGTGCTCGGCCCCGGCACGATCGGGCTGCTCGCCGCCCTGTTCGCGCTCGCCGCCGGGGCGGAGGTCCATGTCATGGGTCTGACCCCGGCGTCGCTCGACTTCGCCCGCAGCCTCGGTGTGCACGGCGCCTGGACCGAGTCCGAGCTGCCCGACCTGCCCTTCGACGGGGTCATCGACGCCTCCAACGCCCCCGGGCTGCCCGCGCTCGCCGTGGAGCGCGTCGAGCCGGGCAGGCGGGTGGTCTGTATCGGGATCGCCGCGACGCCCAGTTCCGCCGACACCCGGGCGCTGGTCCTGAAGGACGTCACAGCCGTGGGCATCCTCGGTGCGTCGGCCGGCCTGGCGCGTACGATCGGGCTGTACGCCTCCGGCGCCGTGGATCCTCGTCCGCTGGTCGCCGCCACCGTCGGTTTCGAATCTCTCGGCGGAATTCTCTCGGGTGTACGTCCCGAAGGGGTGGGGCCTGGGCCTAAATTCCTGGTGAGCCCCGGTACCTGA
- a CDS encoding STAS domain-containing protein — MAKQDAGAGLVKLLSADAQQVATGWVERVSDSLGGRISRAEVDQELRELFTALVEALRAGGPDAHGEAMSEVRALLTELSRNRARQGFTPTETAVSVLALKQVVEPVLRDGSAADIQAYLELSRLVDELSLFTIETYTRAREEIISSQADQLMELSTPVVKLWDGVIAVPLVGTLDSARTQVVMEKLLQALVDTGSEQAIIDITGVPAVDTQVAQHLLKTIVAARLMGAECTVSGIRPQIAQTIVALGIEFGDIVTKASLADALKLALRKSGVDLVARKDVLR, encoded by the coding sequence ATGGCGAAGCAGGATGCCGGAGCCGGGCTGGTGAAGCTCCTCTCGGCCGACGCGCAGCAGGTGGCGACCGGCTGGGTCGAGCGCGTCTCGGATTCCCTGGGCGGCCGCATCAGCAGGGCCGAGGTCGACCAGGAGCTGCGCGAGCTGTTCACGGCGCTGGTCGAGGCACTGCGGGCCGGCGGCCCCGACGCCCACGGTGAGGCGATGTCCGAAGTCAGGGCGCTGCTGACCGAGTTGTCGCGGAACCGGGCACGCCAGGGCTTCACGCCGACCGAGACAGCGGTCAGCGTGCTCGCGCTGAAGCAGGTCGTCGAGCCGGTCCTGCGTGACGGTTCGGCCGCCGACATCCAGGCGTACCTGGAACTGAGCCGGCTGGTGGACGAACTGAGCCTGTTCACCATCGAGACGTACACCCGGGCCCGCGAGGAGATCATCAGCTCCCAGGCGGACCAGCTCATGGAGCTGTCCACGCCCGTGGTGAAGCTCTGGGACGGCGTGATCGCCGTACCGCTGGTCGGCACCCTCGACTCCGCCCGTACCCAGGTGGTGATGGAGAAGCTGCTGCAGGCGCTGGTGGACACCGGCTCCGAGCAGGCGATCATCGACATCACCGGGGTCCCCGCCGTGGACACCCAGGTCGCCCAGCACCTGCTGAAGACCATCGTCGCCGCGCGGTTGATGGGCGCCGAGTGCACGGTGTCCGGGATCCGGCCGCAGATCGCCCAGACCATCGTGGCGCTGGGCATCGAGTTCGGCGACATCGTGACGAAGGCGAGCCTGGCCGACGCGCTGAAGCTGGCGCTGCGCAAGTCCGGTGTGGATCTGGTCGCCCGCAAGGATGTGCTGCGGTGA
- a CDS encoding anti-sigma regulatory factor produces MITPWAAGEAPQTHPIVKNDDVVRVRQLARTLAQQCKLSLVDQTKFITAASELARNTLVYGGGGLLTAGLVRKDTRVGVAAIFSDDGPGIPDIELAMTDGWTSGSGLGLGLSGARRLVDEFDLKTEAGNGTTVTVVKWSR; encoded by the coding sequence ATGATCACGCCCTGGGCCGCCGGGGAGGCACCGCAGACACACCCCATCGTGAAGAACGACGACGTCGTCCGGGTGCGCCAGCTCGCCAGGACACTGGCCCAGCAGTGCAAGCTCTCACTCGTCGACCAGACGAAGTTCATCACGGCGGCCAGCGAACTCGCCCGCAACACCCTGGTGTACGGCGGTGGCGGGCTGCTCACCGCGGGTCTTGTCCGCAAGGACACCCGGGTCGGGGTGGCCGCGATCTTCAGCGACGACGGTCCCGGGATCCCGGACATCGAGCTGGCGATGACCGACGGCTGGACGTCGGGCTCGGGTCTCGGGCTCGGGCTGAGCGGGGCGCGCAGGCTGGTGGACGAGTTCGACCTGAAGACCGAGGCGGGGAACGGCACGACCGTCACCGTGGTCAAGTGGTCGAGGTGA
- a CDS encoding ATP-binding SpoIIE family protein phosphatase → MTALGVLDCEDVAWFRDSPTMPASARGAAATLARRIGLNSHRASEVALAVTEAATNLHLHAVDGSLLLRVLRTANEAAVEFLTVDMGPGMRDVAGAFADGTSSRGTLGIGLGAVARLADTFDIHSIPGRGTVMSAQFWSRNASDSVRASETAVVDTSVAAGVTRPISGETSCGDAWAVRVEPGADAEAAPALLVMMCDGLGHGPLAALAGDTAVTAFRQSSARLPDAVLRDIHTALRGTRGGAVAVARVEPSAGRLLYCGVGNVSGYVITPTARAGLMSAPGIVGQQMRTLRTFEQPLVPGGALVMHSDGLTERWTMDALPGLLQHTPAVIAGQLLREAAVRRDDAGIVVVKGAW, encoded by the coding sequence GTGACCGCCCTCGGCGTGCTCGACTGCGAGGATGTCGCCTGGTTCCGCGACAGCCCGACCATGCCCGCCTCGGCGCGCGGCGCCGCCGCCACCCTGGCGCGGCGGATCGGGCTGAACAGCCATCGCGCCTCGGAGGTGGCACTCGCCGTCACGGAAGCGGCGACCAACCTCCACCTGCACGCCGTCGACGGATCGCTGCTGCTGCGGGTGTTGCGTACGGCGAACGAGGCCGCGGTGGAGTTCCTGACCGTGGACATGGGGCCCGGTATGCGCGACGTGGCCGGCGCGTTCGCCGACGGGACCTCCTCACGGGGCACGCTCGGCATCGGACTCGGTGCCGTGGCGCGGCTCGCCGACACCTTCGACATCCACTCGATCCCCGGTCGTGGCACGGTGATGAGCGCGCAGTTCTGGTCGCGCAACGCGTCGGACAGCGTACGGGCGTCGGAGACGGCCGTGGTCGACACGTCGGTGGCCGCCGGTGTGACCCGTCCCATCAGCGGCGAGACCAGCTGCGGCGACGCGTGGGCGGTACGGGTCGAACCCGGCGCCGACGCCGAAGCGGCGCCCGCGCTGCTGGTGATGATGTGCGACGGGCTCGGGCACGGCCCGCTCGCTGCCCTGGCGGGTGACACGGCGGTCACCGCCTTCCGGCAGAGCAGTGCCCGGCTGCCCGACGCCGTCCTGCGCGACATCCATACGGCGCTGCGCGGCACACGGGGCGGCGCGGTGGCGGTCGCCCGGGTCGAGCCGTCGGCGGGGCGCCTGCTGTACTGCGGTGTCGGGAACGTCAGCGGCTACGTCATCACTCCGACGGCCAGGGCCGGGCTGATGTCGGCGCCGGGCATCGTCGGCCAGCAGATGCGCACCCTGCGCACCTTCGAGCAGCCGCTGGTGCCGGGCGGTGCGCTCGTGATGCACTCGGACGGACTGACCGAGCGCTGGACCATGGACGCCCTGCCGGGACTGCTGCAGCACACCCCCGCCGTGATCGCGGGGCAGTTGCTGCGCGAGGCGGCCGTACGGCGCGACGACGCCGGGATCGTGGTTGTCAAGGGAGCCTGGTGA
- a CDS encoding sensor histidine kinase: MAGAGAGAGHLLAFDLASAQDVFALRRSGQSAAEALGLDAQDQVRLATALSELGRDRLGCAALTVTFALAGEAPPTLLVTLAWNSGPPPSTESLELATRLVPRLRHEPGDPRSRIVVEQPAVALAPHEAHRRVSEALRRTDHTTLAEDLRAQTRDLIATLEETRAQREELRRLNEELEETNKGVLALYTELSQELEETNSGVVALHSELEDKSRQLRETSEAKTRFWTNISHELKTPVNAVVALSQLLLAPDSAYLDDEQKHRIALIASSGNTLLALVGDLLDVAKAESGQLEPHLEPVDLRTLVGQLGGVLRSMFPTDDVTFVTPEPKTLPVVVTDEVLLTRVLRNLLSNALKFTDSGEVRLDVEADSAGPWLIFTVSDTGVGIPAHELKRVFEEFYQVPGAHQRGRQGTGLGLPYARTLTELLGGTLRLTSRPGTGTRIVVRLPNPSPGTTHAQEADR; encoded by the coding sequence GTGGCCGGCGCCGGCGCCGGCGCCGGACATCTCCTCGCTTTCGACCTCGCGTCGGCGCAGGACGTCTTCGCGCTGCGCCGCAGCGGGCAGTCGGCGGCCGAGGCGCTCGGCCTCGACGCCCAGGACCAGGTGCGGCTCGCGACGGCGCTCAGCGAGCTGGGCCGGGACCGGCTGGGCTGCGCGGCGCTGACGGTGACCTTCGCGCTGGCCGGCGAGGCGCCGCCCACCCTGCTCGTGACGCTCGCCTGGAACAGCGGTCCGCCGCCCAGCACCGAGTCGCTGGAGCTGGCGACCCGGCTGGTGCCCAGGCTCCGGCACGAGCCGGGCGACCCGCGCAGCCGGATCGTGGTGGAGCAGCCCGCCGTCGCCCTCGCCCCGCACGAGGCACACCGCCGGGTGAGCGAGGCGCTGCGCCGGACGGACCACACCACGCTCGCCGAGGATCTGCGCGCCCAGACCCGCGACCTGATCGCCACGCTGGAGGAGACCCGCGCCCAGCGGGAGGAGCTGCGCCGGCTCAACGAGGAGCTGGAAGAGACCAACAAAGGTGTGCTGGCGCTGTACACCGAACTCTCCCAGGAGCTGGAGGAGACCAACAGCGGTGTGGTGGCCCTGCACAGCGAACTGGAGGACAAGTCGCGGCAGTTGCGGGAGACCAGTGAGGCGAAGACCCGGTTCTGGACCAACATCAGCCATGAGCTGAAGACCCCGGTCAACGCCGTCGTGGCCCTGTCCCAGCTGCTGCTGGCCCCGGACTCGGCGTATCTGGACGACGAGCAGAAACACCGGATCGCGCTCATCGCCTCGTCGGGGAACACCCTGCTCGCGCTGGTCGGTGATCTGCTGGACGTGGCCAAGGCCGAGTCGGGGCAGCTGGAGCCGCACCTCGAACCGGTCGACCTGCGGACGCTGGTGGGGCAGCTCGGCGGTGTGCTGCGCAGTATGTTCCCCACCGACGACGTCACGTTCGTGACACCCGAGCCGAAGACCCTGCCCGTCGTGGTCACCGACGAGGTGCTGCTGACCCGGGTGCTGCGCAATCTGCTGTCCAACGCGCTGAAGTTCACCGACAGCGGCGAGGTACGGCTGGACGTCGAAGCCGACTCCGCCGGGCCCTGGCTGATCTTCACCGTCAGCGACACCGGCGTCGGCATTCCCGCGCACGAACTCAAGCGGGTCTTCGAGGAGTTCTACCAGGTGCCCGGGGCACACCAACGAGGACGACAGGGCACAGGACTCGGGCTGCCGTACGCCCGCACCCTCACCGAGCTGCTCGGCGGCACGCTCCGGCTGACCAGCAGGCCCGGGACCGGTACCCGCATCGTGGTCCGGCTGCCCAACCCGTCCCCGGGGACGACACACGCACAGGAGGCCGACCGGTGA
- a CDS encoding IlvD/Edd family dehydratase, with translation MAEQRSSQWYAGTDRNSYIHRAWMRRGLPAHAFDGRPHIAIANTASDLTPCNSHLDEVAASVKQGIWEAGGVPLNLPVVSLGETLVRPTAMLWRNMAAMATEEMLRANPVDGVVLLGGCDKTIPSLLMAAASVDLPAVVVPGGPMLTGTFRGKPLGCGTDVWKLSEEVRAGTLSEEAFLRSESSMIRSRGHCNTMGTASTMAVVAEALGTTLPGVAGTPAPDSRLLESAHATGALAVEMVAAERRPSTLLTRGSFLNAIVALAAVGGSTNAVVHLLAIAGRLGIELTLDDFDRTGAGVPLLVDLQPAGRHLMEDFHRAGGLLAVLNEVGDLLDPAALTVTGTPLVDHLDGARIWDETVIRSRADPLLPDAGIAVLRGNLAPSGAVIKPAAASPELLRHRGRAVVFDSVEDMHARIDDPDLDVDASSVLVLRGCGPKGYPGMPEVANMPLPTKLLEQGVRDMVRVCDGRMSGTAYGTVVLHTAPEAAAGGPLGLVETGDFVVLDVAARRIDLDVPAEELARRRPSKAMTAAFAAPRRGWERLYVEHVNQADQGVDLDFLVGSSGHEVSRESH, from the coding sequence ATGGCGGAACAGCGCAGTTCCCAGTGGTACGCGGGCACCGACAGGAACTCCTACATCCACCGGGCGTGGATGCGCAGAGGACTGCCCGCCCACGCCTTCGACGGCCGGCCGCACATCGCCATCGCCAACACCGCGTCCGACCTGACCCCGTGCAACTCCCATCTCGACGAGGTCGCGGCGAGCGTCAAGCAGGGCATCTGGGAAGCGGGCGGCGTCCCGCTCAACCTGCCGGTGGTCTCCCTCGGCGAGACGCTGGTACGGCCCACGGCGATGCTGTGGCGGAACATGGCGGCCATGGCGACGGAGGAGATGCTGCGCGCCAACCCCGTCGACGGCGTCGTGCTGTTGGGCGGCTGCGACAAGACCATTCCGTCGCTGCTGATGGCGGCGGCCTCCGTCGACCTGCCCGCAGTCGTCGTGCCCGGCGGCCCGATGCTGACCGGCACCTTCCGCGGCAAGCCGCTGGGCTGCGGCACCGACGTGTGGAAACTCAGCGAGGAGGTGCGGGCGGGCACCCTCTCCGAGGAGGCCTTCCTGCGGTCCGAATCCTCGATGATCCGCAGCCGGGGCCACTGCAACACCATGGGAACGGCCTCCACCATGGCCGTCGTCGCCGAGGCGCTGGGTACGACGCTGCCGGGGGTGGCCGGGACGCCCGCCCCCGACAGCCGGCTGCTGGAGAGCGCCCACGCCACCGGCGCGCTCGCCGTCGAGATGGTCGCCGCGGAACGCCGCCCCAGCACGCTGCTCACCCGGGGCTCCTTCCTCAACGCGATCGTCGCGCTCGCCGCCGTCGGCGGCTCCACCAACGCCGTGGTGCATCTGCTGGCCATCGCCGGGCGGCTCGGCATCGAACTGACGCTGGACGACTTCGACCGCACCGGCGCGGGCGTGCCGCTCCTCGTCGACCTCCAGCCGGCCGGCCGCCATCTGATGGAGGACTTCCACCGCGCGGGCGGGCTGCTGGCGGTACTGAACGAGGTCGGCGACCTGCTCGACCCGGCCGCCCTGACCGTCACCGGCACCCCGCTGGTCGACCATCTCGACGGCGCGCGGATCTGGGACGAGACCGTCATCCGGAGCCGCGCCGACCCGCTGCTGCCCGACGCCGGCATCGCGGTGCTGCGCGGCAACCTCGCCCCGTCCGGCGCCGTCATCAAACCGGCCGCCGCTTCGCCCGAACTGCTGCGCCACCGGGGCAGGGCCGTCGTCTTCGACAGCGTCGAGGACATGCACGCCCGGATCGACGACCCGGACCTCGACGTGGACGCCTCGTCGGTGCTCGTACTGCGGGGCTGCGGTCCCAAGGGCTACCCGGGCATGCCGGAGGTGGCGAACATGCCGCTGCCCACCAAGCTGCTGGAGCAGGGCGTCAGGGACATGGTGCGGGTCTGCGACGGCCGGATGAGCGGCACGGCGTACGGCACGGTCGTCCTGCACACCGCGCCGGAGGCGGCGGCCGGCGGCCCGCTGGGGCTGGTCGAGACCGGCGACTTCGTCGTGCTGGACGTGGCCGCCCGCAGGATCGATCTCGACGTACCGGCCGAGGAGTTGGCGCGCCGCCGTCCGTCGAAGGCGATGACGGCGGCGTTCGCCGCCCCCAGGCGAGGCTGGGAGCGGCTGTACGTCGAGCATGTGAACCAGGCGGACCAGGGCGTCGACCTGGACTTCCTCGTCGGCTCCAGCGGCCACGAGGTCTCCCGCGAGTCACACTAG
- a CDS encoding discoidin domain-containing protein: MSISRRSVILSALAGTATVGGWSAATTATAAPAVATASPPGDVVGKVTVGYQGWFACKGDGAPINSWWHWSANAGQPPSPSNTTIASWPEMKEYEKSYATAYGNLGSGAPATLFSSWDQQTVDTHFRWMQENGCDTAALQRFNPFGAEGPTRDAMAQKVRQSAEAHGRKFYIMYDVTDWTAMQSQIKDDWTSKMKAHTASGAYAKQNGKPVVCIWGFGFSDPGRPFEPAPCLDVVNWFKSQGCYVIGGVPTHWRTGTEDSRPGFSDVYHAFNMISPWMVGRISNVDQADQFYRDNNGPDQLDCDAHGIDYQPCVIPGDLQGRARAHGELMWRQFYNLVRIGVQGFYISMFDEYNEGNQIAKTAETAADVPTGSGIWALDEDGTRCSSDYYLRLTNDGGRMLKGQIALTAVRPTVPLPGGGGPTQPTGDLALRRPATASSTTQSYGPGNAVDGNAGTYWESANNAFPQWLQVDLGSAYTVKRLVLALPPDQAWATRTQTVAVLGSANGTTFTTLSGAAGRTFNPASGNTATITLPAAVTTRYVRLQFTANTGWPAGQLSSLSVYAD, from the coding sequence GTGAGTATTTCCAGACGGTCCGTCATCCTGTCCGCGCTCGCCGGCACCGCCACCGTCGGCGGGTGGTCGGCCGCCACCACGGCGACGGCGGCGCCCGCGGTCGCCACCGCTTCGCCGCCCGGCGATGTGGTCGGCAAGGTGACCGTGGGCTACCAGGGCTGGTTCGCCTGCAAGGGCGACGGAGCGCCCATCAACAGCTGGTGGCACTGGAGCGCCAACGCCGGTCAGCCGCCGTCGCCTTCGAACACCACCATCGCCTCCTGGCCGGAGATGAAGGAGTACGAGAAGTCGTACGCCACGGCGTACGGGAACCTCGGCAGCGGCGCTCCGGCCACGCTGTTCTCGTCGTGGGACCAGCAGACGGTGGACACGCACTTCCGCTGGATGCAGGAGAACGGCTGTGACACCGCGGCCCTCCAGCGGTTCAACCCCTTCGGCGCCGAAGGCCCCACCCGGGACGCGATGGCGCAGAAGGTGCGCCAGTCGGCCGAGGCGCACGGCCGCAAGTTCTACATCATGTACGACGTCACCGACTGGACCGCGATGCAGTCGCAGATCAAGGACGACTGGACGTCGAAGATGAAGGCGCACACCGCGTCGGGCGCGTACGCCAAGCAGAACGGCAAGCCGGTGGTGTGCATCTGGGGCTTCGGCTTCAGCGACCCCGGCCGGCCCTTCGAGCCGGCGCCGTGCCTGGACGTCGTCAACTGGTTCAAGAGCCAGGGCTGTTACGTCATCGGCGGGGTGCCCACCCACTGGCGCACCGGCACCGAGGACTCACGTCCCGGCTTCTCCGACGTCTACCACGCGTTCAACATGATCTCGCCCTGGATGGTGGGCCGGATCAGCAACGTCGACCAGGCGGACCAGTTCTACCGCGACAACAACGGCCCCGACCAACTCGACTGCGACGCGCACGGGATCGACTACCAGCCCTGTGTCATCCCCGGCGATCTGCAGGGCAGGGCGCGCGCCCACGGCGAGTTGATGTGGCGTCAGTTCTACAACCTGGTCCGGATCGGTGTGCAGGGCTTCTACATCTCGATGTTCGACGAGTACAACGAGGGCAACCAGATCGCCAAGACCGCCGAGACGGCCGCCGACGTGCCGACCGGGTCCGGGATCTGGGCGCTCGACGAGGACGGCACCCGCTGCTCGTCCGACTACTACCTGCGGCTGACCAACGACGGCGGCCGCATGCTCAAGGGACAGATCGCCCTCACCGCGGTGCGCCCGACCGTACCGCTGCCGGGCGGCGGCGGACCGACGCAGCCGACCGGCGACCTGGCCCTGCGCCGCCCGGCGACAGCCAGCAGCACCACGCAGTCGTACGGGCCGGGCAACGCCGTGGACGGCAACGCGGGCACGTACTGGGAGAGCGCCAACAACGCGTTCCCGCAGTGGCTCCAGGTCGACCTCGGCAGCGCGTACACCGTCAAGCGGCTCGTGCTCGCGCTGCCGCCGGACCAGGCGTGGGCGACCCGCACCCAGACCGTGGCCGTGCTCGGCTCCGCCAACGGCACCACATTCACCACGCTGTCGGGCGCGGCGGGCCGTACGTTCAACCCGGCCTCGGGGAACACCGCCACGATCACCCTGCCCGCCGCCGTCACCACCCGTTATGTGCGGCTCCAGTTCACCGCCAACACCGGTTGGCCGGCCGGACAGCTCTCCTCGCTGAGCGTCTACGCCGACTGA
- a CDS encoding STAS domain-containing protein, with protein sequence MTERVPVLRIGDVLLVSIQVDLEDQTVLNLQEDLAAQIVARSARGVVIDITAVEIVDSFVGRMLATIAAISRMLDAETVVVGMRPAVAITLVELGLSLGGVRTALDLEKGLALLRRSDSRTDPA encoded by the coding sequence GTGACCGAGCGCGTTCCCGTCCTGCGGATCGGTGACGTCCTGCTGGTCTCCATCCAGGTGGACCTGGAGGACCAGACCGTCCTGAACCTGCAGGAGGACCTGGCGGCACAGATCGTGGCCAGATCGGCGCGCGGTGTCGTCATCGACATCACGGCCGTCGAGATCGTCGACTCGTTCGTGGGCCGCATGCTGGCCACGATCGCGGCCATATCCCGCATGCTCGACGCGGAGACGGTGGTGGTCGGCATGCGCCCGGCCGTCGCCATCACGCTCGTGGAGCTGGGTCTGTCGCTGGGCGGTGTGCGTACCGCACTCGACCTGGAGAAGGGCCTGGCCCTGCTGCGGCGATCCGACAGCCGCACGGATCCGGCATGA
- a CDS encoding phospholipase C, protein MGSTRRGTAARRWGALAGAAALTVLGGAAPSFGAVRGGQHPGSHTATPVKHLVVIFDENISFDHYFGTYPKAANTDGTRFTASPRTPRDIDNLRTAGLLTKNPNQYAPKRLTPEQAVTCDQNHAYSPEQYAYNGGGADKFVQFTDSGKCSGNLFGEPGLVMDYYDGNTVTGMWNYAQHYALNDNSFGSAYGPSTPGAIELVSGQTHGVVSTDPASSTEDPEQTDEPDPAAVASPDERGVGTMITDPDPAYDDCSGNDHTSQSSLAELRGKNIGDRLNEKDVSWGWFQGGFRPSTPWDGGDTLATCDGTTHANAIGAQVVDYSPHHNPFAYYRSTANPHHLAPESVAEIGHDGRANHNYDLTDFNAALKAGKLPSVSFLKAASYQDGHAGYSGPVDEQNFLVGQINAIQRSPQWKDTAIVLAYDDSDGWYDHVYATPRNGSDDTTKDSSGRSLDAPGCRNGPPAAGGYQDRCGPGARQPLLVISPFAKVNSVDHTRTEQTSVLKFVEDNWHTRRIGDHSFDTRAGSLENMFDFDRPNGRQVLLNQDGSVASVGPVRHVAPVTTAITDPQPRDVAMADLSSSSSTPSPTLLGTAAGAVLVAGAGVTLAVRRRRHSRGAL, encoded by the coding sequence ATGGGCAGCACACGCAGAGGTACGGCGGCTCGCCGCTGGGGAGCGCTGGCGGGGGCAGCCGCGCTGACCGTACTCGGCGGGGCCGCGCCGTCCTTCGGCGCGGTACGGGGCGGGCAGCACCCGGGCAGCCACACCGCCACGCCCGTCAAACACCTGGTCGTCATCTTCGACGAGAACATCTCGTTCGACCACTACTTCGGGACGTATCCGAAGGCCGCCAACACCGACGGCACCCGCTTCACCGCGTCCCCGCGCACGCCCAGGGACATCGACAACCTGCGCACGGCGGGGCTGCTGACGAAGAACCCGAACCAGTACGCGCCCAAGCGGCTCACCCCTGAACAGGCGGTGACCTGCGACCAGAACCACGCGTACAGCCCCGAGCAGTACGCGTACAACGGCGGCGGCGCCGACAAGTTCGTCCAGTTCACGGACTCCGGCAAGTGCTCGGGCAATCTGTTCGGCGAGCCGGGTCTGGTGATGGACTACTACGACGGCAACACCGTCACCGGCATGTGGAACTACGCCCAGCACTACGCGCTCAACGACAACTCGTTCGGTTCGGCCTACGGCCCCTCCACGCCCGGCGCGATCGAGCTGGTGTCGGGCCAGACGCACGGGGTGGTCTCCACCGACCCCGCGTCGTCCACGGAGGACCCGGAGCAGACCGACGAGCCGGATCCGGCCGCGGTCGCCTCCCCCGACGAGCGGGGCGTCGGCACGATGATCACCGACCCCGACCCGGCGTACGACGACTGTTCGGGCAACGACCACACCAGCCAGTCGTCCCTGGCCGAGCTGCGCGGCAAGAACATCGGTGACCGGCTGAACGAGAAGGACGTCAGCTGGGGCTGGTTCCAGGGCGGCTTCCGGCCGAGCACCCCGTGGGACGGCGGCGACACCCTCGCCACGTGCGACGGCACCACGCACGCCAACGCGATCGGCGCCCAGGTCGTGGACTACAGCCCGCACCACAACCCGTTCGCGTACTACCGCTCGACGGCCAACCCGCACCATCTGGCCCCGGAGTCCGTCGCCGAGATCGGCCACGACGGCCGGGCCAACCACAACTACGACCTCACCGACTTCAACGCGGCGCTCAAGGCGGGCAAACTGCCCTCGGTGAGCTTCCTCAAGGCGGCGTCCTACCAGGACGGGCACGCGGGGTACTCGGGGCCGGTGGACGAACAGAACTTCCTCGTCGGGCAGATCAACGCGATCCAGCGCTCGCCGCAGTGGAAGGACACCGCGATCGTCCTCGCGTACGACGACTCCGACGGCTGGTACGACCATGTCTACGCCACGCCGCGCAACGGCTCGGACGACACGACGAAGGACAGCAGCGGCCGGAGCCTCGACGCGCCCGGCTGCCGGAACGGGCCGCCCGCCGCGGGCGGTTACCAGGACCGCTGCGGCCCGGGCGCCCGCCAGCCGCTGCTGGTGATCTCGCCGTTCGCGAAGGTCAACAGCGTCGACCACACCAGGACCGAGCAGACGTCCGTGCTGAAGTTCGTGGAGGACAACTGGCACACCCGGCGGATCGGGGACCACTCCTTCGACACCCGGGCGGGATCGCTGGAGAACATGTTCGACTTCGACCGCCCCAACGGCAGGCAGGTACTGCTGAATCAGGACGGCTCGGTGGCCTCGGTCGGCCCGGTCCGGCACGTCGCGCCCGTCACCACGGCGATCACCGACCCGCAGCCGCGCGACGTGGCGATGGCGGACCTCTCGTCGAGCAGCAGCACCCCTTCGCCGACGCTGCTGGGCACGGCGGCGGGAGCGGTGCTGGTCGCCGGCGCGGGAGTGACCCTGGCGGTGCGCAGGCGGCGCCACTCCCGCGGCGCGCTCTAG